The Lactobacillus sp. CBA3605 genome contains a region encoding:
- the ligA gene encoding NAD-dependent DNA ligase LigA, translating to MAETPITQLDATSAATEASQLRLELNQWRQDYYDHDAPQVDDAVYDQVYARLVALETAFPAVVTPDSPTQLVGGTVKAGFAKVPHPIPMLSLGDVFSQAELQSFDERLRQNVDDPFDYNCELKIDGLALSLQYENGRLVQGSTRGNGSVGEDITRNIMTIASIPHQLKRPLTVEVRGECYMPKAAFAALNERREAAGESVFANPRNAAAGTLRQLDPRVTAERQLSTFMYNVADYAPLTARTQSDLLTEFADLGLAINPTFEVAHTMTEVFDYIDRYQSKRADLAYGIDGIVIKANPLPLQRALGATVKVPRWAIAFKFPPDEQPTLLEAVEWTIGRTGVVTPTAVMTPVQLAGTTVARASLHNPDYVQAKDVRIGDTVLLHKAGDIIPEISAVDLTKRPAEAVALEIPTTCPSCGAPLVHLEDEVALRCINPKCPAQVQEGLVHFASRNAMNIEGLGPKLIAQLYTNHLVSDVADLYRLTKDQLLALDKVKDKSAENLLTAIDRSRNNSLERLLFGLGIRHVGAKVARLIAQHFGTIETLMAADQAEIAAIDSMGDIIANAVVQYFGSTAVQTLIAELHAVNVNTTYQGPSATVVNDSDSWFAGKRVVLTGKLQRFTRTDASQWLEAHGATVTGSVSKKTDLVIAGEDAGSKLQKAEQLNITVWDEARFSTTMREDA from the coding sequence ATGGCAGAAACGCCCATCACGCAGTTAGACGCGACTAGCGCTGCAACTGAGGCTAGTCAATTACGACTTGAACTGAATCAGTGGCGGCAAGATTACTATGATCATGATGCGCCGCAAGTTGATGATGCAGTTTATGACCAAGTGTATGCCCGGTTAGTGGCTTTAGAGACGGCTTTTCCGGCCGTAGTCACGCCAGATTCACCCACCCAACTTGTCGGTGGCACGGTCAAGGCTGGTTTTGCCAAAGTGCCGCATCCGATTCCAATGTTGTCGTTAGGCGATGTGTTCTCACAAGCTGAATTACAAAGCTTTGATGAGCGGCTACGCCAAAATGTTGATGACCCATTTGATTATAATTGTGAATTAAAAATTGATGGCTTAGCCTTATCCTTACAATATGAGAATGGCCGCTTAGTACAAGGTTCGACGCGTGGTAATGGGTCAGTTGGTGAAGATATTACACGCAATATTATGACGATTGCGTCAATCCCACACCAATTAAAACGCCCGTTAACGGTGGAAGTTCGGGGTGAGTGTTACATGCCTAAAGCCGCATTTGCGGCCTTGAATGAACGGCGTGAAGCCGCTGGCGAGAGTGTTTTTGCGAATCCAAGAAATGCAGCCGCGGGGACGTTACGCCAACTAGATCCACGGGTGACAGCTGAACGCCAACTCAGTACTTTTATGTACAATGTCGCTGATTACGCGCCCTTAACGGCCCGGACGCAAAGTGATTTGTTGACTGAGTTTGCAGACTTGGGCTTAGCCATTAATCCGACGTTCGAAGTGGCCCATACAATGACTGAGGTTTTTGACTATATTGACCGGTATCAAAGTAAACGGGCGGACTTGGCTTATGGGATTGACGGAATTGTGATTAAAGCCAATCCATTACCCTTACAGCGCGCCTTAGGAGCAACGGTTAAGGTGCCACGCTGGGCCATTGCGTTTAAATTCCCACCAGATGAACAGCCGACCCTTTTAGAAGCGGTTGAATGGACGATTGGCCGAACCGGAGTCGTTACCCCGACCGCCGTCATGACACCGGTGCAATTAGCTGGTACCACGGTAGCACGGGCCTCCTTACACAATCCGGACTATGTGCAAGCCAAAGATGTCCGGATTGGTGATACGGTATTGTTGCATAAAGCTGGCGATATTATTCCAGAAATTTCGGCCGTTGATTTGACGAAACGACCAGCAGAGGCTGTCGCTTTAGAAATCCCAACCACTTGTCCCTCATGTGGGGCACCGTTGGTTCATTTAGAAGATGAGGTCGCATTGCGGTGTATTAATCCGAAATGTCCGGCCCAGGTTCAAGAAGGCCTAGTCCACTTTGCATCACGTAATGCGATGAATATTGAGGGTTTGGGACCTAAGTTGATTGCACAATTGTATACCAATCACTTGGTTAGCGATGTTGCTGATTTATATCGATTAACGAAAGACCAACTACTCGCTTTAGATAAAGTAAAAGATAAATCTGCTGAAAACCTCTTGACAGCGATTGACCGTAGTCGCAATAATTCACTTGAACGGTTATTATTTGGTTTGGGTATTCGGCACGTGGGCGCTAAGGTTGCCCGCTTAATTGCGCAGCACTTTGGCACCATCGAAACGCTGATGGCCGCCGATCAAGCTGAAATTGCAGCGATTGATTCCATGGGTGATATTATTGCCAATGCGGTTGTCCAGTATTTTGGTAGTACGGCGGTGCAAACCTTAATTGCCGAGTTACATGCTGTTAACGTTAATACCACCTATCAAGGCCCCAGTGCAACAGTTGTCAATGATAGTGACAGTTGGTTTGCTGGGAAACGAGTGGTCTTAACGGGTAAGTTACAGCGGTTCACACGAACGGATGCGAGTCAGTGGTTAGAAGCACACGGGGCAACAGTGACCGGCAGTGTTTCTAAAAAGACTGATTTAGTAATTGCGGGTGAAGACGCGGGCAGTAAGTTGCAAAAAGCAGAACAGTTGAACATTACGGTTTGGGATGAAGCCCGGTTCAGCACAACAATGAGGGAGGATGCATGA